The Hyphomicrobium sp. 99 genome contains the following window.
CCAGGATATCGGTGGCCGGCGTCTGATCCCAAACGATCATCGGCTCGGCCGGCGCACCGAAGACGGCGAGAACTGAGCGTTCCACCTGCAGCGCGACAACATCGCCCGGAACGCAATCCGGTCCGAGCACGCTCGCAGCTTTCACGCGACCGATATCGAGTCCGCGACGGAACAATCCGAAGCGAACGCGTTGTGCGTCTTCGCTATCGGCTTCAAGTGCCCGCTGAATGCCGGCCGGCGTGCCGCGCCCTTTGAGGCCGAGTGCCGCAAGATCGCTCTTGCCGCCTGGCGCGAACGCTGCGATCTCCACGCCTTGTCCGCCTTCCAGCGGACTGAGTTCGACGCGGTCTCCCTTGTCGAGTTCGAACACGGCCGTGCCGCCGCCCTTCAAAACGTAGCGTTCGACGCCCGGCTCCAGCGAAGCTTGACCTGGGACGAAGAGTTTGGGCCGGGCAGGGGACGTCAGAACTGTGTCGCTCATCTTGTCCTCTTGTCGCTAAATGGCGGGACTGGCCGCGCATGCGACCAGTCCACTATTCGACTTCTGATGCCGGCGCCGAGTTACTCGGCGGCGACTTTGCTTGGTTGATTGAGGAACGCTTCCATCGAGTCGTCTGCGGCTTTCATCCAGGGTGTGTGATGGATGGGCGCCTGCGTGCCGGTCAGCACCGATTTGTGCGAACGGTCGCGGTAGGTCAGGATATCTTCCATCTTGTGATGTTCCCATTCCTTGAACATCTTCGCGACGGCATCGACATCGAGACGCGGATAATCCGTCGGCGTGATGAGATCGCGGACATACTCCGTCTGGAAGTCGATCGCCTCGGTCGCGTCGGCGATTGCTTCTTCCTTCTCGGTCCACTTCTGGATGTCATCGAACATTTCGGGCTTCGACGGCAGCTTGATGCGTCCGAGAACGACATCGCGCGCGTACCACGCCTGGGCGTCGAACATATTGAACGTATAGAACTGATCCTGCATGCCGATGTACATCAGCTTCGGATTGTCGAGCCAGAAGATGCCCTTGTAGAGGAATGGCGGATAGAGCCGGTTGCGTGACTTGAGGCGCAGCGAGTCTTCCATGAACGGGTGGTGGTGGAGATATCCCGTGCAGAGAATGATCGCGTCGACGTCTTTCTTGGTGCCATCCTTGAAATAGGCAGTCTTGCCTTCGACGCGCTCAAGCAAGGGGACTTCGTCCATGCGGGCCGGCCATTTGAAGCCCATCGGCTTCGTGCGCCACGAGAACGTGACGGACTTGGCCCCATACTTGTAGCACTGAATGCCGATGTCTTCCGACGAGTAGCTCGCGCCGACGCACAGAACATCCTTGCCCGCGAACTCATCCGCCGAGCGGAAGTCGTGCGAGTGCAGCGTGCGTCCGAGAAATTTATCGAGCCCCGGAAATTCCGGAATATTCGGCGTCGAGAAGTGGCCGCTGCCGCAGAACACATAGTCGAACTCTGACGACGAGAGCGTGTCGGAGACGAGATCCTTCACCGTTACGGTGAACTTCTGCGTCTCGTCATTGAAGGTGACGTTGCGAACGGCGGTGCTGAGCTTGATGTAGTGCATGATGCCGCTGCGTTCGATGCGGCCCTTGATGTAGTCGTGCAGCACGGCCCGTGGTGGGAATGAAGGTATCGGACGGCCGAAGTGCTCTTCGAACGAGTAGTCGGCGAACTCCAACGCTTCCTTCGGTCCGTTCGACCAAAGGTAGCGATACATGCTTGCGTGGACCGGCTCGCCGAACTCGTCTGTTCCCGTGCGCCACGTATAGTTCCAGATGCCCCCGCAATCCTTCTGCCGCTCGTAGCAGACCATTTCGGGGATTTCTGCTCCCTTACGCCGTGCGCTCTCGAACGCTCGCAAAACCGCCATACCGCTGGGGCCGGCGCCGATAATCGCTATTCGCTGTGCCATATTTGGTCCTTCCGAAAAATCAATTCGCTAGGATTTCTACGTGCGTGCGTGGATGGATTAGATTTCGTCGCGTGGATGAGTGCGGAGGCGGAGCGGATCGTAGAACGGCATCCGCACCACGGTCGCCGGCCAGTCGCCGCCGTCATGAACGACGAGTTCGGTGCCGAGCTTGGTGTAAGCAGGTTCGATCTGCGCCATCGCGAGCGATTTCATCAGATGCTTGCTGTAGGTCGTGCTGGTGACGACACCGACCTGCTTGCCGTTCGCCGTGATCTTGGAACCGGGCGCAATGGCTTTCGTGTGATCGACCTCGAGGCCTGCAACGAATGTGCGTTCCTTGCCCTTCTTCTCGACAAGCGCCTTCTTGCCGATGAAATCCGGCTTCGAGAGATCAACCGTCCAATCGGCCTTCACTTCCCAAGGCGTCGTATCTTCGTTCGTCATCTCGCACGGGAAGAACAGCAAGCCGCCTTCGACGCGCACGATGTCGAGGCACGCCCACGAAACAGGGATGACGCCCTTATCCTTGCCCGCGGCCAGGATAGAGTCCCACATCTTGTGCGCATCCTTGGCCGCGCAGAAAACCTCATATCCAAGCTCGGCCGAATAACCGCCGCGAGCGAGACGCACTGGCGTTCCGAACAGTGTGGACTCCTGGTGCTTGAAGTAGCCGAGCCCGGCGAGGTCCATCGGCGTATGCGGCGCCAGAATTTCGAGCGATAACGGTCCCTGCAAAGCGAGAACGTGCACATCGTCATCGCGCTCGACCTTGACGTCGTACTTCGGCGCGAGCGCGCGGATCGCCTCTTCGACCTTGCCCGCTCCATGAGACAGTCGGTACTCGGTCGGGCTATCGACGTAGATGAGAACGTCGTCGATCAGGCCGCCGTTTTCATTGACGATATTGGAAATATGCGAGTCACCGGGCTTGGCTTTGGTGATATCGGATGTCAGCACATAATTGAGCAGCTTCGTCGCGTCCGGCCCCGACACGTTGAGAATTTGCAGCGAGGAAACGTCAAAGAGACCCGCCCGGCAACGAACGGCTTCGACTTCGACATAAGGATCGGTAGCGTACGTCTGCGGAAGTGGCATGTTGTTCCACGAGACGGATTCCAAATCTCCGCCATTCGCTCGATGGCGATCGTTCAGAATGGATTGACGTGGCAGATCGGCTAGGGACATGAGCACTACCTCTTGCTTGTTTTTTTGATGGTCTGCGCGAACTCTGTCTTGAAAGTGATTTCTTAATCCGGTCCGCCGCCGGGTGAGGTTGGGGCGCCGTCGTCGTATTTCGAAAGGTACGCAATCGCCATGTCGCGGTAGCGGCCGAGGCTTTTGTACTCGACGAGTTCAGGCGGCAGCGAACTCAGCACGCGCGGCAGGCGGCGGCCCCACTTCGGCACCGTGACGATCTGCTCGAGGCTCATCAGGTAGCCGCGGATCGAGAACAGGATTGCGTTCGAGCGAGGCAGCCTGAAGAGGCCCTGCATCTCGACGCGGAGATGCACTTTCTGGCCGACATTCTCCGGCGTCACCGTCATGCGATCGCTGGCCCACTTGTGATAATTTTCAGGGCTCGTATCGAGACGCGGATTGATCGTCATCGTCCAGTTCAAGCGGCGAACCGGATTGCCGATCTGCAGGTTGAGGAGAAATTTCAAAGCGCGCTCGAACACGCCGGCTTCGTGCGCCAGCGGCACGGGGCCATGCCATTCGAAGAAGTTCATGCCAACATCGAAATCGAGCGACCAGTCGGCCTGCGATGTGATGATGCCCGCATCCATCCAAAGCTGATTATCGCGCTGGTCCTGGATCGAGAAATCGCCCTGCACCTGACGGCCGATGAATTCCATCGGCTGGTAGGGCAGCGTGCTAGCGTCGAGGAACGTGAACTTCTGGTCGATGCCGAGCGGCCGATTGATCCAATGCCACGCTGAGCCGTCGCGATGGAGCGTAAAATGCTCGGGGTAATCGCGCGCCAGCGATGTCATGAGCAGCTCGAGCATGTCCCACTGCGCCGTCATCATGTGCGGCAGCGCCTGACATCTGAGCGGATCGGCTTCGAGAACCAGCGCACGATCGCGCATTTCCGACACATAGTGCTCGTCGACATCGAAGTGGTGCTCGAAGGGAGACCCCTTCGGACCCGGCGTATGCGGTTCGATGTTCACCGAATACCGGTACTGATCCTCGACGAAAGGAAACGGAAAGCGCCGAATGTTCGAAGGACTATTTGTGTACGTAAAGTCGTCTCGAAAGGTCTCGTTTCTAAATGTCAGTCCCATGCCAAGGTCTCCCGGGAAGATTTTTTGAAATTGCGCATCAGAGATCAAGCGTGATTGATCCGGTCTGAATGCGAGACATGCAGATCATGATCTTTTTGCCGCTGACCTTCTCGGGCTCGGTAAGGTAATGATCGTTGTGCTCGATGAAGCCGTCGCAGGCGACCACATTTGTCTGGCATTGTCCGCACGCGCCGCCACGGCAGAGGAATGGCGCGTCGACACCATTCTCCTCCAGCGCTTCGAGAATGCTCTGATGCCCGCGAACGACGATCTCGCGACCGGAGCGGGCGAGCTTGACGACGAACGGCTTACCCGGAGGCGGAGCACTAAATTGCTCCGAATGAACGTTCTCATCGGGCCAACCAAGCAGCTTCGCGGTTTGCAAAGCCCAATCGATCATCGGCTTCGGCCCGCAGACGTACATATGCGTGCCGAGGCGCTGGCCGCTCAGAACATTTTCGAGCGGGATCAACTGGCCTTGATCCTGCCGGTAGATGTTGATGCGCGAACCGTAGCGCGATTGGAGATATTTGCAGTACGCGCCGTCCTCGAGCGAACGAACACCGTAGTGCAGTTCGAAGTCGGAACCGAGACCGTCGAGCTCGTTCATCATCGACATGAAGGGCGTGATGCCGATCCCGCCTGCGATGAACACATGCTTCTTCGCAAGCTTCGCCGGAGGAAAGAGATTGAGCGGCTGCCCGATCTCGAGTTCCGTGCCGACCGTCACGTTCTCATGCATGAACCTCGAGCCGCCGCGAGATGGGTCGCAGTT
Protein-coding sequences here:
- a CDS encoding PDR/VanB family oxidoreductase, encoding MSGSLLRRVRVAEVEPVANRIKRFRLVDADNAPLSEFSGGSHISVVMHAGDRLLRNPYSLMGAPSDTSSYQISVLNCDPSRGGSRFMHENVTVGTELEIGQPLNLFPPAKLAKKHVFIAGGIGITPFMSMMNELDGLGSDFELHYGVRSLEDGAYCKYLQSRYGSRINIYRQDQGQLIPLENVLSGQRLGTHMYVCGPKPMIDWALQTAKLLGWPDENVHSEQFSAPPPGKPFVVKLARSGREIVVRGHQSILEALEENGVDAPFLCRGGACGQCQTNVVACDGFIEHNDHYLTEPEKVSGKKIMICMSRIQTGSITLDL
- a CDS encoding DUF3445 domain-containing protein, with protein sequence MGLTFRNETFRDDFTYTNSPSNIRRFPFPFVEDQYRYSVNIEPHTPGPKGSPFEHHFDVDEHYVSEMRDRALVLEADPLRCQALPHMMTAQWDMLELLMTSLARDYPEHFTLHRDGSAWHWINRPLGIDQKFTFLDASTLPYQPMEFIGRQVQGDFSIQDQRDNQLWMDAGIITSQADWSLDFDVGMNFFEWHGPVPLAHEAGVFERALKFLLNLQIGNPVRRLNWTMTINPRLDTSPENYHKWASDRMTVTPENVGQKVHLRVEMQGLFRLPRSNAILFSIRGYLMSLEQIVTVPKWGRRLPRVLSSLPPELVEYKSLGRYRDMAIAYLSKYDDGAPTSPGGGPD
- a CDS encoding NAD(P)-binding domain-containing protein; its protein translation is MAQRIAIIGAGPSGMAVLRAFESARRKGAEIPEMVCYERQKDCGGIWNYTWRTGTDEFGEPVHASMYRYLWSNGPKEALEFADYSFEEHFGRPIPSFPPRAVLHDYIKGRIERSGIMHYIKLSTAVRNVTFNDETQKFTVTVKDLVSDTLSSSEFDYVFCGSGHFSTPNIPEFPGLDKFLGRTLHSHDFRSADEFAGKDVLCVGASYSSEDIGIQCYKYGAKSVTFSWRTKPMGFKWPARMDEVPLLERVEGKTAYFKDGTKKDVDAIILCTGYLHHHPFMEDSLRLKSRNRLYPPFLYKGIFWLDNPKLMYIGMQDQFYTFNMFDAQAWYARDVVLGRIKLPSKPEMFDDIQKWTEKEEAIADATEAIDFQTEYVRDLITPTDYPRLDVDAVAKMFKEWEHHKMEDILTYRDRSHKSVLTGTQAPIHHTPWMKAADDSMEAFLNQPSKVAAE
- a CDS encoding aminomethyltransferase family protein; translation: MSLADLPRQSILNDRHRANGGDLESVSWNNMPLPQTYATDPYVEVEAVRCRAGLFDVSSLQILNVSGPDATKLLNYVLTSDITKAKPGDSHISNIVNENGGLIDDVLIYVDSPTEYRLSHGAGKVEEAIRALAPKYDVKVERDDDVHVLALQGPLSLEILAPHTPMDLAGLGYFKHQESTLFGTPVRLARGGYSAELGYEVFCAAKDAHKMWDSILAAGKDKGVIPVSWACLDIVRVEGGLLFFPCEMTNEDTTPWEVKADWTVDLSKPDFIGKKALVEKKGKERTFVAGLEVDHTKAIAPGSKITANGKQVGVVTSTTYSKHLMKSLAMAQIEPAYTKLGTELVVHDGGDWPATVVRMPFYDPLRLRTHPRDEI